In Apus apus isolate bApuApu2 chromosome 5, bApuApu2.pri.cur, whole genome shotgun sequence, the following are encoded in one genomic region:
- the LMO2 gene encoding rhombotin-2, with translation MGGGNPVNVIGGRRGNSAADKASRADSLCGGSGGRSHHRHATKEQSLPMSSAIERKSLDPSEEPVDEVLQIPPSLLTCGGCQQNIGDRYFLKAIDQYWHEDCLSCDLCGCRLGEVGRRLYYKLGRKLCRRDYLRLFGQDGLCASCDKRIRAYEMTMRVKDKVYHLECFKCAACQKHFCVGDRYLLINSDIVCEQDIYEWTKLNGMI, from the exons ATGGGAG GAGGAAATCCTGTGAATGTCATTGGGGGGCGGAGGGGGAACTCAGCCGCTGACAAGGCTTCGAGAGCAGACAGCCTGtgcgggggcagcgggggcagATCCCACCACAGGCACGCTACAAAGGAACAATCCCTGCCAATGTCATCGGCCATCGAGAGGAAAAGCCTCGATCCTTCCGA GGAGCCGGTGGATGAGGTGCTGCAGATCCCCCCCTCGCTGCTGACATGCGGCGGGTGCCAGCAGAACATCGGGGACCGCTACTTCCTGAAGGCCATCGACCAGTACTGGCATGAGGACTGTCTCAGCTGCGACCTCTGCGGCTGCCGGCTCGGGGAGGTGGGAAGGCGCTTGTACTACAAGCTGGGCAGGAAGCTCTGCAGGAGGGACTATCTCAG GCTCTTTGGCCAAGATGGCCTCTGTGCCTCCTGCGACAAGCGAATCCGGGCTTACGAGATGACCATGAGGGTGAAGGACAAAGTGTATCACCTCGAATGCTTCAAATGTGCTGCTTGCCAGAAACATTTCTGCGTTGGGGACAGATACCTCCTCATCAACTCGGACATAGTGTGTGAACAGGACATCTACGAGTGGACTAAGTTAAATGGAATGATCTAG
- the FBXO3 gene encoding F-box only protein 3: MAAPPDMEPSALRLELLPTDPLLLILSFLDCRDLMSCCCLSRRLNQLANHDPLWKRHCKKYWLISDEEKRQRSQSWKAIFISTYSDFGRYIRYYATLKKAWGDLVKYLGQQCPRMIDSLKDGVQEEDLDAVEAQIGCKLPDDYRCSFRLHNGQKLVVPGLMGSMALSNHYRSEDLLDIETAAGGFQQRLGLKQCLPLTFCIHTGLSQYMALESVEGRNKYEIFYQCPDQMARNPSAIDMFITGTSYLEWFTSYVNKVVTGGYPIIRDQIFRYVHDKECVATTGDITVSVSTSFLPELSSVHPPHYFFTYRIRIEMSKDALPEKACKLDSRYWRITNAKGDVEEVQGPGVVGEFPIISPGRVYEYTSCTTFSTTSGYMEGYYTFHCLYYKDRFFNVTIPRFHMVCPTFKVSTARMETNHNEYAVDEDEDSTDTDEYEDRRRVLDIPAPSGRCPRHT; encoded by the exons ATGGCGGCTCCCCCGGACATGGAGCCGTCGGCCCTGCGCTTAGAGCTGCTGCCCACCGACCCGCTGCTGCTCATCCTCAGCTTCCTCGACTGCCGGGATCTGATGAG TTGCTGCTGTTTAAGTCGAAGATTAAATCAGCTAGCAAACCATGATCCATTGTGGAAAAGACACTGCAAGAAATACTGGCTCATTTCAGA CGAGGAAAAAAGGCAGCGAAGTCAGAGCTGGAAAGCCATCTTCATCAGTACCTACTCTGACTTTGGAAGATACATCCGGTACTATGctacactgaaaaaagcctggggTGACCTGGTGAAATACCTGGGACAGCAGTGTCCTCGGATGATTGACTCTTTGAAAG ATGGTGTGCAGGAGGAAGATCTAGATGCTGTGGAAGCACAAATAGGTTGCAAGCTCCCTGATGACTATCGATGTTCATTTCGTCTTCACAATGGACAGAAGCTAGTTGTTCCTGG TTTGATGGGAAGCATGGCACTGTCGAACCACTACCGCTCGGAAGACTTGCTGGATATCGAAACGGCGGCGGGAGGTTTTCAGCAGAGGCTGGGTCTGAAACAGTGCCTTCCTCTCACCTTTTGCATTCATACTGGCCTGAGTCAATACATGGCCCTGGAGAGTGTGGAGGGACGAAATAAATATGAGATCTTCTACCAATGTCCA GACCAAATGGCTCGCAATCCATCTGCTATTGATATGTTCATTACAG GCACATCTTACTTGGAGTGGTTTACATCCTATGTAAACAAAGTTGTAACTGGTGGTTACCCCATCATCAGAGACCAGATTTTCAG gTATGTGCACGATAAAGAATGTGTTGCTACCACAGGAGATATTACTGTGTCTGTGTCCACTTCTTTTCTACCTGAACTCAGTTCTGTACATCCACCACATTATTTCTTCACTTACAGAATCAG GATTGAAATGTCCAAAGATGCTCTTCCTGAGAAGGCTTGTAAGCTGGACAGTCGATACTGGAGGATAACAAATGCCAAAGGTGATGTAGAAGAAGTTCAAGGTCCTGGAGTAGTTG GGGAGTTTCCAATTATCAGTCCAGGGAGAGTCTATGAGTATACCAGCTGTACTACGTTTTCCACAACATCTGGATATATGGAGGGGTACTACACCTTCCATTGCCTCTACTACAAGGATAGATTCTTTAATGTCACAATTCCCAGATTTCATATGGTGTGTCCAACATTTAAGGTGTCTACAGCGCGAATG GAAACAAATCATAATGAATACGCAGTGGATGAAGACGAAGATTCCACAGACACTGATGAGTATGAAGATCGACGCCGAGTGCTGGACATTCCTGCGCCTTCTGGACGCTGCCCACGTCACACCTGA